Within the Beduinella massiliensis genome, the region ACAAAGGGACTGACCAAGGTATACGGCGGCATGATGCGCGTGCGGGATGTGGATTTGCAGGTGCGAGAGGGGGAAATCTATGGATTTCTCGGCCCGAACGGCGCAGGGAAATCGACGACGATGAAGATGATTTTGGGGCTGGTGAAGCCAAGCGACGGGCAGGTCGAGGTGTTGGGCCTTCCGTTTACAGAGAGAAACCGCATCGAAATTCTGCGCTCCGTCGGCTCCCTGATCGAATCGCCCGCCTACTACGGACACCTGACGGGAAGAGAAAACATGCGCGTGCTGCAGCGGCTGCTCGACTTGCCGGAACAAAACGTCCGGGAGGCGGTGCGAATCGTGCGCATGGAAGGGCAGATGGACAAGAAGGTGCGCGCCTACTCGCTGGGCATGAAGCAGCGCCTGGGGATCGCGATGGCAATCGCTCGTTTTCCCAAGCTGCTGATGCTGGACGAGCCGACGAACGGACTCGACCCCGCCGGCATCGAGGAAATCCGCGAGCTCATCCGCCGCCTGCCGCAGGAATACGGCATGACCGTGATGATTTCCAGCCATCTTCTCTCCGAAATCGACCGCATGGCCACGGCCGTGGGCATCATTCAGCACGGGGAGCTGATCTTTCAGGACAGCATGGAGACGCTGCGGCAGATGCGAAGGCCTGTGACGCGCATTCGCACCTCAGACGATGCGCTGGCCGCAAGAACGCTTTCCGTCATGGGGGCGGCGCACGGAGCGGACGGCCTTTCCCTGGAGGGCGCGACGGACGAACAGGCGGCGCTCGCCGTGAAAAAAATGGTGGAAGCGGGCGTCGATGTGTATTGCGTAGAGCAGCGCATGCGCAGTTTGGAAGAGGTCTTTCTGGAGATGACGGGAAAGGAGGCCGCGCTATGATGCGTTCCTTCTGGATCGAATGGCGAAAGCTGCGGGGCAAGCGCGTGCTGCTGACCGCGATGCTCATGATCGGGGCGGAGGCGCTGTTCGTGAGCGCGAATCTTCTGTCTCAGCGGGAGCGCCTGACCGCACCGGGAGAGGCCGCGACGTGGGGCTACATGCTTTCTCCCTTCGGCATGTTCAACGGATTGTTTTTTCCGGCGATGCTGGCCGTCTGCGCCAGCCGGTTGGCGGATATGGAGCACGACGGCGGGCTCAGGCTTTCCTGTCTTTGCGGGCAGCGCCTCGCACGGCTGTGGGACTGCAAGATGGGCGTACTGATGACGATCGCGGCCCTCTCGGTGGCCGCGCAAACCGCAATCTCCCTGGCGGTCGGGCGAAGCATCGGCATCCCCGGCAAACCGGATGCGGGCGTGCTGCTGCGCTTCACGCTGGGAACGTTGCTGGTCAGTCTGCCCGCCGCTGCAATTTCGCTGTTTCTTGCCCTTTTATATGAGAACCAGCTGATCGCGCTGTCTGAAGGAATGCTCGGGGCGCTGATCGGTTTTATATCCAGCCTGCTGCCCGCGCCGCTTCGCAACCTGCTGCTTTACGGCAACTTTGCGGAGCTGATCACTGCTGTGCCGCAGGAGACGAGTCCGGGGCAGTTTAAAGTCATGGATACGGCGATCCGCATGACGCCGGTGATCCTTGCGGGGCTCGCGGGCGTGGGGTTTTACATGCTCGCGAGGCGGAAGATCGCACGGCGGGATTGCTGAAAGGGAGGCATTTAGAATGATGGACGTGCTTATTGCCGAGTTGGAAAAGTGCAGGCGCTCAAAGATTTTGCTGCCGGCGGTGGTACTGGCGCTGCTTTCCTGCGCGATCGGCGCGATTACCTATTCGATCAACGCCTCGCTGCTCAGCGGAGAGCAATGGGGAAACCTTTGGGTGCAGAACGGCCTCTTCTATGGATACTTTTTTTACCCCATGATGATCGCCATCTGCGCGTCTTGTCTCTGGCGAGTGGAACACCGGGAGCACAACTGGAACCGGCTGATGACCGTCCCCGTCAGGCGCAGGACGCTGATCGGGGCGAAGTTCATCGTGCTCGCATGCGTGGTGTTGCTGGAGCACACGCTTTTCGTCACGCTCGTGCTGCTGTGCGGCAAGGCGCTGTTTCACATCGCAGCGCCTGTGCCGCCACGGGCGCTCGAGTGGTTCCTGTTCGGCTGGCTGGCAGCGCTGCCCATCGCGGCGATGCAGCTCTACCTTTCCATGCGCATCCGCAGCTTCGCCGTCCCCATCGGCATCGCGCTGGCGAGTTGCGTCGTAGGGCTGGGTACATTCGTCATAAGCAGGGAGATTCCCTACCCGAATACGCTGCTCATCGTCGGCTTGGGGGCGCAATCGGAGGAAAACATGGGGCTGACGATGGGGATGCGGCTGCTGTGCGCGGCCGTGATCTATGCGGCTGCGTTTCTGTTTCTGGCAGCGCAGCGCCTGCGGAGAAACGACATCGCGGCCTAAGCCTGCGATAATCGGCTTGCTGCGTTAGCGCAATCTTTACAGCGCACCCCCTTTTCGCTACAATAGAGTGAAAAGGGGGCGTCTTGCGTTGAAGGGATGGATCAGCCTGCTCATGGCGCTGTGCATGACGATAAACTGTACGGGCGCGTTTGCGGATAGCGCCTTTGAGACAAAAGTACGACGCGTGCTTCGAGAAAACCACGCGCTCGGCGCTGTGGTCTGTCTGTACACGCCGGAGAGAGGGCTTCAGACGTTTTCTTATGGGCAAACGAAGCGGCGAAACGGCGACGCGGTCACGGCGGATACGGCATTTTTGACGGCTTCGGTCACGAAAATGGTGACGGCGATCGGGGCGCTGCGGCTGTGCGAGATGGGGCTGCTGACGCTGGACGGCGACATCGGCGATGTGCTGGGCTATTCGGTGCGCAATCCGCGCTACCCCCAGACGCCCATCACCCTGCGCCAGCTGCTGACGCACACGGCGGGCATGAAGCACAACGCGGATTACGCCGAAAAGGATGGGCGAGGGCGCAAGGCGCTGAAGGAAATGCTATCGAGCGGTGAAAACGTGAAGCGCAACTTTGCCTCCTGGGAACCGGGAACGCGCGTGGAGTATTCCAACTTCGGCGCAGGCATCGTCGGCAGCCTCATCGAATGCGCGACGGGCGAAGGGCTGGATGCCGCGATGCGCCGTCTCGTCTTTGCGCCGCTTGGCATCGACGCCGCCTACACGGCGGAGGCAATGAGGGAGCCCGACCGCATCGCTGCGTCCTACCGCGAGAGCGGCAGCATGGGCTACGATCCGCTGAAGGACGTGCGTACGTCGGATTTCGCGCCGGAGGATCACTATGACCTCGCGGTGGGCAGCCTGATGATCAGCGGCCCGGATCTTACGCGGCTGCTTCGCCTGCTCGCGGGCGACGGAAGCGTGGACGGCGTACGCGTGCTCGAGCCGGAAACGGTGAAGCTGATGCGAAGCACGCAAAATAAAGTAGGCAGTGTAGGCTGCGAAAGCGGACGCGCGCTGGGCATGGAGGTCCGGGAAAATCTCGTTCGCGGCAGAACCCTCTGGGGGCACCAGGGGAACGTATACGGTGTGCTGTGTGAGGCGTACTTTGACCCGAAGGACGGGACGACGGCGGTGCTGCTTTCAAACGGCATCGACAAGGAGCGGGACGATCGGGGACGCTTTGCGGCGGGGGTGGACGTTTTGAACGCCTGCTTTGCGGCCGATTGAGGCTCCGGCCGTGATGCGCTGCCTTGCTTTATCGCGCATGTGGACGTGCGCAATGACCGGAGGAGAAAAAAGGCCGCCCGGAAGCGAGCGCTTCCGGGCGGTGCATGGGATCATCAGCTTTTGAGCCGGGCATTTACACACCCACAGCCAAGGCGGGAATTTGAGCCGCAGCCGCAGGAGATTCCACCGCAGCCGCAGGAGCTTCCGCCGCAGCCGCAGGAACATCCGCCGCAGCCGCAGGAGCCGCCGCAGCCGCCGATGCTGCCGATACCGCTGCAGCAGCCCCAACGGCACAGCCGGCGGCGATTGATGATCGTCACCACGGCGGGCGGGCAGCCGGGCGTAAGGCGCACGCAGTTGCCGCAGACGCAGCTGCCGGTGATCGTGGAGCAATAGCGGCGGGGTTCGTCGTTGATCTCTTCGATGGTGTAGTCGCCGCAGATCAATCCCGTGAGGACGAGCGGCTCGTCGAGCGTCCGGCAGCTGCCGGCGGTCATCTGGAAAACCTCGCCGCACGGGTAGCTGGGGCCCTTGACACAAATCGAGAAGGTACGGGGCGTGCAGGCCTGGTTGCCGCAGGCGTCGAGCAGAATCTTATGAATGACGAGCGTGCAGCCGTTTTCGGCAACGGAACCTACGCCCGCGAGGGAACATCTATTGGCAGCGCAGCCGCAGCCGAGGGGCTGCACCCATGCGCAGTTTTCATGATTATCGGTGATATACATCTTGTTTGCACCTCCGTTGCAGGGGTTGGGACCCGATATACCTTATGCGCCGGGTGCCCCGCGGGTGCGTAAATCCGGCTATGCAAAAAACGGACTTCGGGGTATAATAGAAAAGAAACCCAACGATTTGTCAAAAGGGGAACAGCGATGGCTATCAAACAAGTCGCCCGCAGGATCGCGAACAACGACTACGTCTTTACGATCCTGACGAAGGTATTCGCACTGCTGATCGGGCTGGTCGCATCCGCGTACTCCAACCGCTACCTGGGCCCTGAGCTGAAGGGTCAGCTCGCCAAGATCAACGCGCCGCTGACGATCGTCGCGATCGTGGCCAACTTCGGCCTGTATCAGCCCTACCCGTTTTACAAACGGCAGGGGCTTCAAAACGCGCTGGACAAGTTCCTGCGCATCTTTTTGCTCCAGTTTATCGTTTACACGGTAGTGGGCGTGGCGCTTGCGTTTATTTTCGATTCGTTCGCGCTGACGGCGGTGTGCCTGATCGCGCCGATTCAGGTGCTCGCCAACCAGATGAGCTTTACAATCACGGTGGAGGACGTAAAGTTTAAAAACGTCATCTTCTTTACCGCGCGCATTACCAACACGCTGATTACGATCCTCGCCTTTTACACCCTGGAGCCTTCGCTGCTGGTGGCGCTGGGGCTGATCGTCGTAGGCGACGTGATCACGGTGGTGATGGCCTTCAGACGGCTCAGGCAGGTGCCTAATCCGCTGCGCGCGGACCTTCGGTTCGCGAAGAAGATCCTTCCGTTCGGCTTTGTCACGATGCTGACGACCCTGATGCTGACGCTCAACTACCGCCTGGACGTGATCATGATGGGCTGGTTCGGGGTGGCCGACGCGCAGATCGGCTACTACACGCTGGGCGTTTCGCTTTCGGAGTACGGCTGGCTGATCTCGGACGCATTCCGAGAGGTGCTCTTCTCGCGTACGGCAAAGGATGACGCGGTGGGCGAGATCACCATGAGCCTGAAAATCAATTTATATCTGACGCTGCTCGTCATCGTCGGCATTGTGCTCTTCGGGAAGCCCGCAATCCTTGTGGTCGGGGGCAGCAAGTACATGCCCGCTTACGGCGTGACGGTGATCCTGCTCGTCGGCGTGCTGAGCATGAGCTACTTCAAGATCATCGGGACGTTGCTGCTGGCTCAGGGCAGAAAGGGTACGTATCTGGGCATGCTCACGGGCAGCGTGGCGGTGAACGTCGCGGCCAACTGCATCGCGATTCCGGCCATGGGCAAGGAGGGCGCGGCCATCGCCTCCGTGCTTTCGTATACGGTCGCGGGCGCGCTGTTCCTGATATACTTCATGCGCTCCTACAGCGTACGGGCGGCGGACGTCTTCCTGCTGCGAAAAAGTGAAGTGCAGCGGATCATGAAAAAGTTCAAGCGATAAAGATAGGAGATACCAGATGGAAGCGCTGATGCGGGAAGCCAGGGGACAGTACGCGCGGCTGGAGGCCGTATGCGACGCGGTGGTGAAAAGCGGGAACTGGGATCAGGTCGGCGTTTCGGACGTGCGGCTGTTCCTTTCGATCTATATCCAGGCGCTGCTGCTGCAGATGACGTTCACGACGGGCGGCGAGGCCGGCGAAGCTCAGCGCGACTTCATTGCGCGCCTTCCGGGGATGGACGCGTTGGACGTATCGCGCGCACAAAACCTCGCGCTCGTCGCGCACCGGAACCGTTCTTTCGCGCAGGGGACGCCCCTGCTGCTGCGCTGCGCCTGCGCGCACGACCGTAAAGACGGCACCCGGGACGCGGATGTCTTTATAGAGGCGGTGCCTGCGATCCTGCGCGCGTTCGCGGCCGTTTCAGGCGGTGTGGATAGGCAGGAGAGCGCCTTTATCGCGGATTACGAGCGCACGCTGGCCTCCTTTGCAGGCCCGGTGAAGCCAGCGCATAGGGGCGTTACGGGAAGCGACCTCGTGAGGGGCATCGGTGAAATGCTGGGCGCGGGGGCGGACGCCGTGCGCGGAGCGATTACGCCGCGCGCCGGGGACGACGAGGGGGATCAGTCGGAAGCGCCCGCCCAAAAGAAGGAGAACGAGTCGGACACGCAGAAGAAAACAGCACAGCAGGAACCGGAGCAGACGATGGACGAGCTGATGGCGGAGCTGAACGCGCTCATCGGGCTTGATAACGTCAAGCGCGAGGTGGAAACGCTCGTCAATCTCATCAAAATACGGAAGCTGCGCGAGGAAAACGGCCTGCGCGTGATGGACATGTCCTTTCACATGGTCTTCACGGGTAATCCCGGCACGGGCAAGACGACCATCGCCCGCCTGATCGCGAAGATTTACAAGCAGCTCGGCTTTCTTTCCGGGGGCCAGCTCATCGAGACGGATCGCTCGGGACTGGTCGCGGGATACGTCGGCCAGACGGCGCTCAAGGTGCAGGAGGTCGTAAAGAGCGCGATGGGCGGCATCCTGTTCATCGACGAGGCGTACGCGCTCACCCGAAAGGGCATGGAGAACGACTTCGGACGCGAGGCGGTGGACACGCTGGTGAAGCTGATGGAGGACAACCGGAGCGATCTGGTGGTCATCGTCGCGGGCTACACAGATGAGATGCAGGATTTCCTGGGCTCCAACCCCGGGCTGCTTTCCCGCTTCAACAAGTACATCGATTTCCCGGACTATACGACGGACGAACTGATGGCCATCCTCGCGATGAACGCGAAGAGGCAGGGCTATACGGTGGAGGAAGAGGCGAACGCCGTCATCCGCGGCGCGCTCGACCGCATGGGACCCGCCGACCGCGTAGACTTCGGCAATGCGCGCGGCATGCGAAACACGCTGGAAAAGCTCGTGGAGGCACAGGCCAACCGCCTCGCGAAGGAAACGGGCACGCTGACGGTGGAGCAGCTGCAGACGATTACCTGCGCGGACGCGCGGGCCATCCTGCCGGAGGAAGAAGAGGAAGGAAAGCATGAGAAGGCGCGCCATCGCGATGATGATGATGGTGCTGATGATGATAGCCCCGGCGCAGCGGACGCTGGGGGAAGAGGATGACAGCTTTTTGCCTGTTCCGCAAAGGCCGCGGGTAGAGCTGAGCAGTCCACGCGGGGCGGACGGCATCGGGCCGGGCGGGCGCTTGAAAGTTACCGGCTCCGGCAGGAACGTGCAGCGCATGGAAGTCCTTCTTGCGTGGGATGGAGGGACGATGAAGCTGGAGGCGTCGGGAGAGGAAATCGACCAGACGGCGGTGCTGCCGCCGATTGCGGGACGGGTGACCGTTACGCTTCACGGCTGCGGAGCAGACGGCGCCTGCGCGGAAGACTCCGTGGAGCTGCGGACGCCGCGCGAAACGCTGATCGACGATCTGATCCTTTATGCGAGGGAGATCGCGCAGGACGACCGGCAAAACTTCTTGCGCGCCGACGACCCGCAGGATGCCGGTACCTGCAAGAACTACATTGCCCGTCTGCTTTTGAACTGCTCGGACAGCTACGGACTGCTTAGCGCGCCGAACGCGGCGCTCTCTCTGCCGCTCAACGCGGACAAGGCCGACTGCCGCCCCTGGCGCTACGGCGTCATGTGGACGAATCTGCCGCGGGAGGCGGGCAACCCCTTTGTGGAGGTGGGAAGCTTCCGCGAAAGCGGGGAAAAGGAGCGCGCGGCGAACGCAGAGGAAGCGGCCGCTTTCCTTCGCACGGCGCGGCGGGGCGATGTGCTGCAGTTCGTGGGAAATTACGGAGACGGAAACGGCCCGCACACCCTG harbors:
- a CDS encoding polysaccharide biosynthesis C-terminal domain-containing protein, with the translated sequence MAIKQVARRIANNDYVFTILTKVFALLIGLVASAYSNRYLGPELKGQLAKINAPLTIVAIVANFGLYQPYPFYKRQGLQNALDKFLRIFLLQFIVYTVVGVALAFIFDSFALTAVCLIAPIQVLANQMSFTITVEDVKFKNVIFFTARITNTLITILAFYTLEPSLLVALGLIVVGDVITVVMAFRRLRQVPNPLRADLRFAKKILPFGFVTMLTTLMLTLNYRLDVIMMGWFGVADAQIGYYTLGVSLSEYGWLISDAFREVLFSRTAKDDAVGEITMSLKINLYLTLLVIVGIVLFGKPAILVVGGSKYMPAYGVTVILLVGVLSMSYFKIIGTLLLAQGRKGTYLGMLTGSVAVNVAANCIAIPAMGKEGAAIASVLSYTVAGALFLIYFMRSYSVRAADVFLLRKSEVQRIMKKFKR
- a CDS encoding ABC transporter permease, whose translation is MMDVLIAELEKCRRSKILLPAVVLALLSCAIGAITYSINASLLSGEQWGNLWVQNGLFYGYFFYPMMIAICASCLWRVEHREHNWNRLMTVPVRRRTLIGAKFIVLACVVLLEHTLFVTLVLLCGKALFHIAAPVPPRALEWFLFGWLAALPIAAMQLYLSMRIRSFAVPIGIALASCVVGLGTFVISREIPYPNTLLIVGLGAQSEENMGLTMGMRLLCAAVIYAAAFLFLAAQRLRRNDIAA
- a CDS encoding ABC transporter permease, coding for MMRSFWIEWRKLRGKRVLLTAMLMIGAEALFVSANLLSQRERLTAPGEAATWGYMLSPFGMFNGLFFPAMLAVCASRLADMEHDGGLRLSCLCGQRLARLWDCKMGVLMTIAALSVAAQTAISLAVGRSIGIPGKPDAGVLLRFTLGTLLVSLPAAAISLFLALLYENQLIALSEGMLGALIGFISSLLPAPLRNLLLYGNFAELITAVPQETSPGQFKVMDTAIRMTPVILAGLAGVGFYMLARRKIARRDC
- a CDS encoding ATP-binding cassette domain-containing protein gives rise to the protein MQAIIQTKGLTKVYGGMMRVRDVDLQVREGEIYGFLGPNGAGKSTTMKMILGLVKPSDGQVEVLGLPFTERNRIEILRSVGSLIESPAYYGHLTGRENMRVLQRLLDLPEQNVREAVRIVRMEGQMDKKVRAYSLGMKQRLGIAMAIARFPKLLMLDEPTNGLDPAGIEEIRELIRRLPQEYGMTVMISSHLLSEIDRMATAVGIIQHGELIFQDSMETLRQMRRPVTRIRTSDDALAARTLSVMGAAHGADGLSLEGATDEQAALAVKKMVEAGVDVYCVEQRMRSLEEVFLEMTGKEAAL
- a CDS encoding serine hydrolase; translated protein: MKGWISLLMALCMTINCTGAFADSAFETKVRRVLRENHALGAVVCLYTPERGLQTFSYGQTKRRNGDAVTADTAFLTASVTKMVTAIGALRLCEMGLLTLDGDIGDVLGYSVRNPRYPQTPITLRQLLTHTAGMKHNADYAEKDGRGRKALKEMLSSGENVKRNFASWEPGTRVEYSNFGAGIVGSLIECATGEGLDAAMRRLVFAPLGIDAAYTAEAMREPDRIAASYRESGSMGYDPLKDVRTSDFAPEDHYDLAVGSLMISGPDLTRLLRLLAGDGSVDGVRVLEPETVKLMRSTQNKVGSVGCESGRALGMEVRENLVRGRTLWGHQGNVYGVLCEAYFDPKDGTTAVLLSNGIDKERDDRGRFAAGVDVLNACFAAD
- a CDS encoding AAA family ATPase, translated to MEALMREARGQYARLEAVCDAVVKSGNWDQVGVSDVRLFLSIYIQALLLQMTFTTGGEAGEAQRDFIARLPGMDALDVSRAQNLALVAHRNRSFAQGTPLLLRCACAHDRKDGTRDADVFIEAVPAILRAFAAVSGGVDRQESAFIADYERTLASFAGPVKPAHRGVTGSDLVRGIGEMLGAGADAVRGAITPRAGDDEGDQSEAPAQKKENESDTQKKTAQQEPEQTMDELMAELNALIGLDNVKREVETLVNLIKIRKLREENGLRVMDMSFHMVFTGNPGTGKTTIARLIAKIYKQLGFLSGGQLIETDRSGLVAGYVGQTALKVQEVVKSAMGGILFIDEAYALTRKGMENDFGREAVDTLVKLMEDNRSDLVVIVAGYTDEMQDFLGSNPGLLSRFNKYIDFPDYTTDELMAILAMNAKRQGYTVEEEANAVIRGALDRMGPADRVDFGNARGMRNTLEKLVEAQANRLAKETGTLTVEQLQTITCADARAILPEEEEEGKHEKARHRDDDDGADDDSPGAADAGGRG